The following DNA comes from Capsicum annuum cultivar UCD-10X-F1 chromosome 7, UCD10Xv1.1, whole genome shotgun sequence.
ATAATCAAGAGTACTAGTAACTATTAATTCCCAAAAAGTCCAccaataagaaatcaaatattttttgaccatacaaaaaaatcaaaacatacacaagttttgaatgttcaaaaataaaaaatgtttgaAACTACTCGGTCAAATGTGATCAATCTCAATCAAAACATACACAAGTTTTTCAAACAGCTATTGTAACATAAGCCAATGTGATCGATCTCTTAGGTCAAGTCTAGTTCATCAATTTCGTTTCCTCCATCTTCTACGTCATGATCACCTGCAAGGAAAACAAAATTAGAGTTGAGAAACAaactacacaacaacaacaaaaggaGCAAAGCAGGGTTAGAATATGTAATAGGAAAGGCAATCCCATAGGAGTAGAAAGCTGAGAGGCAGTGACAAAAGGCTCATCTCATTTCCTCAAGACAGTGATCAGATAGACAATCACTGGGAACCAATTTCAGCTAGATGTTTATCGACTAGCAAAGTTAAAAAAATTTGTTCACAGGAACCTGGTCGGTAATACTAATATTAACTTATTTCTGATTCACTATTTCATCACTAGTAGTATTTCTGAATCTTGTTTAGCTAATAAGTACTAGTAACAAATGCTATAACGTAGTTCCCCTACCTGAACTATTCCCTCTGGTTTCATTTTTGTGATGGTAacagtattccctgtggattcTAACTAAATAGAATGCTTATATTAGTTATGGATTCATAAAGAAATTGGATTTGTTACACCAGGAAACATGCCTATGAAGCGATTCACTCGGAgcattgacttgaaattaaactgTTGAATGATGGATTTTCGGGGTAGCCTTTGAGGttgttctttttctattttaaagcttTGTTTCGTCTAGGTACAACTAATTTATGCATGACTAACATTGACTCTATCTACCATCCTTTGATACTTGTGAATTGTGATGATGGGAAGGTAGCACATGTTTATTAAACTAAGTTGCACAGTGTTATACAAGGGCCGAAGAAACTATTTACAGTGGCAACTAATTTCTATGAGGACTTGGATGGTTATTCCAGCAGGAGCACCACAAAAACTAATCTTCAAAATAGAGATGTACACAAGCTATCAGATAAGGGCCTGAAGGTGTAACATGGCCATCTCTGTTGTAACATGCCCAAAGGGGGCTTTCCCATTTGATGTACACAAGCTATCAGATAAAGGAATGACAGTGTGCCAAAACAGCGCGAATTGTTAACTGTTATTGTGAGCCAGAGGAGGAGACATGCTTTAGCGTCACGCTAAACTGCATCATATATAACTAAGCTTGCAGAAATTCATCTGGAAGTTTGGCTGTATATGCAGATATATTTGAGGCCCTGGTTATATCAAAATCAGAAAGCATATACGCAGGGCCATAGTAATATTCTGGGAAATGTTCAAAGTCTTcaagatataaatatattaatatcATTTTAGGATTCACTGAAGCTTCATTAAATGTTAGCTATTGCACCAATAGTCATGTGTAAACTATGTGATAGACAcctaaaaaggaacaaaaattaGGAGTACAATAACAAAAAACGAATTAAGTGATACTACTAAATAGCTTCAAATATTAAACAGACTTTAGCTAGCACTATAATTTGAGTATATCCGCGAAAAAGTATTAGTGAAACTGGTACACTTTAGTCAACACTGTAAATTCAGACCCAAAAATATGTGCCAATGACTGGTAGAAGTGAACATCCAGAAGGTTACCATTGATTATGCAACAAAGTTTAGGAGCCAAAAAAGTTCACAACATTGACACCATGTGATGTTACAGTGCTTCATCGGCACCAAATTGACCTTATAAAATACAATCGCTCTGATTTAAAAGCACACCAATAACCATCCaaaatttcaaacaataaataacaatacccTGATATATGACACACAGTTACCAGCCACCAATAACCATCCAATAcagtccaacaacaacaacaatatcagcCACCAAATGAACTCAAGTACAACTTCGAGTTTCAAACACTAACCTTTACGGTTTTGATTGTTTCTCTCTGTAGCTGCTAGCGTTGAAGTCGATCCCATTGGTGAAGGAATGGACAATGCCGCCAGTATCTTAGGGTCAATTATTCCTGCATACTGAAGCTGAGTAATTACATCTGCAACAACTTCTTGTCGAATGGTTCTCTTCTGCTCCTCGATTTGATCCTCTATTTTTCGCATCCTTTCTTGCATTTGTGGCACAACATCATTTGTGGCATTTAAAGTTGGTCCAGATCTATCATTTAATCTTTTCAAAGAGGTCTTTTTAACCCCCCCTCCAAGCAGTCTTACATGTCCCAGATGTTCAGCACGCATGACGGCTGAAAATGCATCAACGGACTGTTCATTTGAACCCAGTTGTGTTTCAATTTCCTTTATTTGAGCCTAATAATCATATTCAAAAGcacattcaaataattaaaaattaagaacTGATAATTTATGTCAATATAAACTTGAAAAGGATAAGTTTTACTGGTGGTGTCTTCATCAGACGTCTTGTATGTACGATCAAATTTTCTTGCTCTTGGGACCGCAAACATCTCCTTTAGCAAAAAAGTTCCCCTTTCTCATTTTCCTATTCATATGATATTTAGTGAATATCAAAAACTATTTAAATGACAAGTAATAGCTAAGTAATAAACAAGAGAACACACCAATTTGTAGAAAAACTCTTCTTCTCAATAGTGTGCGGATTCATCAACTTCTTCCAATTCTCTTTATCGGTTTCGGACATTTTCTGAGAAAATGAATCAGTAACGTTAACTATTGTAATAAAGGGCTTCATCTGTAGCACTAACAGTAATATGATTGAAGATGGTGAAATACATTTTACCTGGAATTTTTCGGACTTCCAATACACGAGGAGCTCTTTAAATTGACATTCTGGAACACTTTTGGGCCTTTTCTTCAATTGAATTTCATCATTTTCCCATGGATCGTAATGGTCTCTCTTCAAATCAGATTTGTTCTTTCTCCAAGATTCTCGAATTCTTTCCAAAATCCAATGCTTTGCAGCATCAGGGATATCATATTTGGCCTACGATTTGGTTCCGTTCAattagaaaaacataaaaaaatgcaCTTTTAATTAAGGAAATGAAAAGGGTAGAAGTTCCAATAATGATATGTAACTTGATATTCAAATGTTAACAACAAAACCACATAAAAAAAGCAGATAAAGCTAAAAAAATGCAGCCACCACATTCATAGACACAGAACcactaaactaaaaatatatcaaatactCTCCATCTCTAGCGCACCggcccccggtccccggcgccgaccttcggcgccgacccgatccggccgccggctccgacctccggtccccggcgctGACCGACCGCCGGCCACGACCTCCGGTCGCcggccctctctctctctccctaccctctctccatcgctagcgcaccggcccccggtccccggcgccgtcgctgaccttcggcgccgacccgaccgccggctccgacctccggcgctgacccgacccgacctccggtcGCCGTCCCCCGGTGCTGACCCGACCCCCCCGTCGGTTCATACCCCCCCACCGGTTCATACCCCCTNNNNNNNNNNNNNNNNNNNNNNNNNNNNNNNNNNNNNNNNNNNNNNNNNNNNNNNNNNNNNNNNNNNNNNNNNNNNNNNNNNNNNNNNNNNNNNNNNNNNGGGTACACCAATCCCCCCCCACCCCACCTCGGCCTTCAACCTGCCGCCGCCCGGTCTCCAGCCGCCAATTCGGTCTCCAACAGGCCGAAACTCCGTCTGCATCCGCTAcgccgtctccagcag
Coding sequences within:
- the LOC107878186 gene encoding uncharacterized protein LOC107878186, with the translated sequence MKTPPAQIKEIETQLGSNEQSVDAFSAVMRAEHLGHVRLLGGGVKKTSLKRLNDRSGPTLNATNDVVPQMQERMRKIEDQIEEQKRTIRQEVVADVITQLQYAGIIDPKILAALSIPSPMGSTSTLAATERNNQNRKGDHDVEDGGNEIDELDLT